The stretch of DNA NNNNNNNNNNNNNNNNNNNNNNNNNNNNNNNNNNNNNNNNNNNNNNNNNNNNNNNNNNNNNNNNNNNNNNNNNNNNNNNNNNNNNNNNNNNNNNNNNNNNNNNNNNNNNNNNNNNNNNNNNNNNNNNNNNNNNNNNNNNNNNNNNNNNNNNNNNNNNNNNNNNNNNNNNNNNNNNNNNNNNNNNNNNNNNNNNNNNNNNNNNNNNNNNNNNNNNNNNNNNNNNNNNNNNNNNNNNNNNNNNNNNNNNNNNNNNCCAAGTTAGAAGGCATTAAGGTTGAATATGTGAATCCTGTTTATACGAGTCAAACATGTCCTAACTGTTCTGAAAAGAACAAAGCACAAGACCGCAAATACAAGTGTAAATGCGGATTCGAGAAACATCGTGATCTAGTAGGTGCTATGAATATTCGATGTGCACCTGTGATTGATGGTAATAGTCAATCAGCATAGGGAACTATAGGTTCTGCCCTATGAGGGGCAATGAGATGCCCTCATCTTGAAGGCTGTTCAAAACAGAAATGGACTGCGAACGCTTAGTCATTCAAGAATCCCACCCGTTTAACCGTAAGGTTTAGGGCTTGCGTCTTTAGACGTGGGAGTCTCAAAGGTTTCCATACAGGCAAGACAAGCTTTCATACATTCTTCATAGGTTGAGTTCATATGAAGATTCCCCCTTTTATTTTTTCATCACTTATCATCTTCCCATTGCCTTTCTTTTTTAACGTTTTCCGGCGAACTCCTTAAAATCTGCACAAAAAATTAATGTTGATCCATTATGATGAAAACAATTAAAGATAAAAGCGGTGATAATGATCAATAAAATAACGGTAAAATTAGGCATTTGGTTTTTCTTTGTTATGCTGATTATTGAGGTGTGCCTTTTCTTTTTTCTACATACAAGGATGGTGAAAAATCGGGTGGAGGAAGAGCTGATTGCCTTGCTGGCGCGAGGAAATAATCATCGGGAGGTACTGGAGGATTCATACAACGAAGAAACACTTCGGCACATTGCTGTGATGGAAAGAAATGCCGATACCGAAGTGGTGATTACCGACCAAAGCAAGAAAATCATCATTTCTTCTTCCGGGTTAGACACGGACACGGAGGAAATGGATCTTTTGTCAAAGAACATTTCTGCTGTTCCTCGTGAGGGGATGGTGCTTGAGAACAGATGGAGGAGTGGGAAATATATTTCCACGGTCAGCCCTTACGCTGTAAGTAATCAACAAAAAGGATATGTGTTCATGTTTAAAAGCACGGATCAGGTGCAAGGGTTAATTTCAAGGTTAAACCATAATTTTCTTATGGCGGCTGTCTTAACCGTTAGCCTTTTAATATTGACTATTCTTTTTCTGACTAAGTTTATCACTACCCCTCTTATACGCATGAAGAAGGCAACGGAAAAGTTAAGCCGAGGTGACCTTTCTGTTCATTTGCCGGATATGGGGGAGGATGAATTAGGAGAGCTATCACGGTCGATCACGATCCTTGCTCAGAATTTGAAGCACTTGAAAGAAGAAAGAAGTGAATTTCTGT from Bacillus xiapuensis encodes:
- a CDS encoding zinc ribbon domain-containing protein; this encodes KLEGIKVEYVNPVYTSQTCPNCSEKNKAQDRKYKCKCGFEKHRDLVGAMNIRCAPVIDGNSQSA